In Mercenaria mercenaria strain notata unplaced genomic scaffold, MADL_Memer_1 contig_4997, whole genome shotgun sequence, one DNA window encodes the following:
- the LOC128554386 gene encoding uncharacterized protein LOC128554386, whose amino-acid sequence MKFCLVTKKYKYRSNLSKEEQEALKQLSQDETIVVKKADKGSSVVIMNRKDYISEAYRQLENNKYYKRLDENPQKLFNKDIHDSLNNLENIRESTLENLYPSNADRVPQFYILPKIHKTFDPDLPLGYPGRPIISGCGDLTENMSAYVDTIFKPYMESLPSYVKDTTYFIKKLQNLSSIDKDAYLVTLDVTSLYSNIPHGEGIDACKYFMENGSRPQDSINSISKIIELILTKNDFQFNEINYIQTFGTAMGTKMPHCFASLFMGKLEKEFIDSCDKKPLIWLRFLDIFFIWNHSEEDLLDFFDRLNSFHDTIKFTYCYSKDTATFLDVNIEKDENGILHTSVHEKDANNHQYIEFSSCHPVPCKKGIPFSQAKRFRRITSDNTIFDKEMDKLREYFQARNYPECVINEALKKASSLSMQDALNSCSNRNTDKVIPFVCTYNPSLPNIGKIINQYWNLLKYSQQESVRQLYDYKPIVAYKRPKNIQDV is encoded by the coding sequence ATGAAATTTTGCTTAGTGACAAAAAAGTACAAATACAgatcaaatttatcaaaagaagAACAAGAGGCGTTAAAACAACTGAGTCAAGATGAAACTATTGTCGTGAAGAAAGCAGACAAAGGTTCCAGTGTCGTTATAATGAACAGAAAAGATTATATTTCTGAGGCTTATAGACAGCtagaaaacaacaaatattataaGAGACTTGATGAAAATCCCCAGAAATTGTTCAATAAAGACATACATGATAGTCttaacaatttagaaaatattagagaATCAACTTTAGAAAATCTATACCCCTCAAACGCAGACAGAGTGCCGCAATTTTATATATTACCTAAAATTCATAAAACGTTTGACCCAGATTTACCCCTAGGTTACCCAGGGAGACCTATTATTTCAGGTTGTGGAGATTTAACTGAAAATATGTCTGCATATGTTGATACAATCTTTAAACCTTACATGGAATCTTTACCTTCCTATGTAAAAGACACTACATACTTtatcaaaaagttacaaaacctcTCTAGCATAGATAAAGATGCATATCTTGTAACACTCGATGTAACATCTTTATACAGTAATATTCCTCATGGTGAGGGCATAGAtgcttgcaaatattttatggaaaatggTAGTAGACCACAGGATTCTATTAACTCCATTTCTAAAATCATTGAATTAATACTTACAAAAAACGACTTCCAGTTCAAtgaaattaattacattcaaacaTTTGGAACTGCTATGGGAACAAAAATGCCTCATTGTTTTGCCTCTCTATTTATGggtaaacttgaaaaagaatttattgaCTCCTGTGATAAGAAACCACTTATCTGGTTAcgttttttagatatttttttcatctggAATCATTCAGAAGAGGACTTATTAGACTTTTTTGACAGATTGAACAGTTTTCATGAtactataaaatttacatattgttaCTCTAAAGATACTGCTACTTTTTTAGATGTTAAcatagaaaaagatgaaaatggtatCTTGCACACTAGTGTTCATGAAAAAGACGCTAACAATCATCAGTACATAGAATTTTCATCATGTCACCCAGTTCCATGTAAAAAGGGTATTCCATTTAGCCAGGCTAAGCGCTTTAGGCGTATTACTTCGGATAATACCATTTTTGACAAGGAAATGGACAAGCTCAGAGAATACTTTCAAGCACGTAACTACCCTGAATGTGTTATAAATGAGGCATTAAAGAAGGCCTCTTCTCTTTCAATGCAAGATGCTCTTAATTCGTGCAGTAACAGAAATACGGATAAAGTCATTCCTTTTGTATGTACCTACAATCCATCATTGCCtaatattggtaaaataataaaccaaTATTGGAATCTTCTAAAGTATTCTCAACAAGAGAGTGTTAGACAATTATATGACTATAAACCTATTGTTGCTTACAAAAGACCCaagaatattcaagatgtttAG